GAACGACGGTATCAGTGTCCATAGAAGATTATACCCATACATGGCACCCGCAACCGAATATGTCGTTATACCGCCGGCGTCGTTATCGACACTGCCCGTTATTATGCCGGGGCCCAGTATGGCGGCGAATAGCGCCATATTTTGCCAAAAACTTCGCTTGATCAGTTTTCCGTTACCGTTCACTTCATAACCCTTTTGGTTTGGCAGGCCGTTTTCGCCATGCTATAGATATGACCTGGCTCAATATATCATCGATCGTAATAATGCCGTGCATAATCTTATTTTCATCTATCACAGGTATAGCCGATACCTTGTACTTGTCCATAAAATACGCTATCTCTTTTGCGCTGTTATTCAGATATACATGGAGAGTCTGCTGAAAAGCCGTTTTCGAGATTTGATCCTTTGGGTCGGCAAATAAGAGCCTTCTGATAGTTGTGACGCCTTTCAAGTGGTTCTTCTCGTCTACAATATATATGTACGGCACCGTATCGTAATCTTTTGTATTCACCCTTATGTGTTCAATGGCGCTCTCGACCGGCGTAGTCTCCGGAAGAGATACAAATTCTGTCGTCATCAGGCCGCCCGCAGAATCGCCGGAATAACCCAATAGGGTCGAGAGTTTCTTGGCGCGCGACGATTCGACTAGAGGCAATAGATTATTCACAATCCTGGGAGACAACCGCTCCAACATATCCGTAGCCTCATCGGTGGACATATTGCTCACTATCTGGGCCGCTTCTTTTTTATCGAGTTCTTTAAGCATGATATTCTGCTCTTCAAATTCAAGATTTTCAAATATCTTCGCCTTGGTCCTGACATCGAGCATTCTGAAAAGCGCCATCCTCTGGTTCGGGTTAAGGTCGAATATTATATCTCCGAGATCGACCGCCGGTATAGAGAGGATCTGCTTTTCCGACACGGACAGCTTCATGGTCATGCTGGCGGGATTTATCGATACCGGCTGCACGTATTTCCAGGAGATCAAGTCTGTCTCCTTAAGATATCTGGAGTTTTTATTCGCCAGTTTCACAAAAAAATCTATAAGCCTGTCCCAACCCAGCCTTCTAAATAACCCCCTAACACCTATATCGACATGCGCTATTACCAGATCATGCTCAACCTTCAGGAGGTGAATATCATTGACGCGGCGCACCTTATGGTTAAACGTATCGACCACTTGCTGGTCCAGAATATCGCGCTTTAACAGGAACTCGTAATCTTTTATCTCCGGCGAGAATTTCACATCATCTTTTTTTACGCTGAGCGTTATCTCTTTCGCCACCGATCCTATATTTGCCCATGGTATGCACCCATAGAGCCGGTTCACCGTACCTCTATATACTATAAGCTCTTCGGCTTTAGGGTAGATCTCCCCAATCTTTGAGCTGATGTCCCACACTCTGCCTATGTATGAGCCGTCAAATGCCGTGACATCCTTTTTCAGAAGGTCTGAAAAAT
The genomic region above belongs to Candidatus Omnitrophota bacterium and contains:
- a CDS encoding CBS domain-containing protein, whose protein sequence is MINDLNEAKIRAAEMFVNFSDLLKKDVTAFDGSYIGRVWDISSKIGEIYPKAEELIVYRGTVNRLYGCIPWANIGSVAKEITLSVKKDDVKFSPEIKDYEFLLKRDILDQQVVDTFNHKVRRVNDIHLLKVEHDLVIAHVDIGVRGLFRRLGWDRLIDFFVKLANKNSRYLKETDLISWKYVQPVSINPASMTMKLSVSEKQILSIPAVDLGDIIFDLNPNQRMALFRMLDVRTKAKIFENLEFEEQNIMLKELDKKEAAQIVSNMSTDEATDMLERLSPRIVNNLLPLVESSRAKKLSTLLGYSGDSAGGLMTTEFVSLPETTPVESAIEHIRVNTKDYDTVPYIYIVDEKNHLKGVTTIRRLLFADPKDQISKTAFQQTLHVYLNNSAKEIAYFMDKYKVSAIPVIDENKIMHGIITIDDILSQVISIAWRKRPAKPKGL